Part of the Helicobacter bilis genome is shown below.
ATAACACAACGCGCTCAAGTAAGAATCTACAATCAAAAAGCGGTGTTTATGCAAGTAAAGCATATATGCAAGAGCATGGCTTGAGTGAGGGAGATTCCATATATCTTATACACAATGATATACGCGTTGAGAGTGAGATTTATTGCGATAATGAAATAGATACTATGCTTTTGCTTGTTTCACCTATGATTAGTAATATAAAAGCATTGTTTCAAGGCTATTTTAGCACATCGCTAGAGATTGTAAAGGCAGATGAAATGAATAAGGAAGAAAGGAATAGGGCATGAGTGAGTTTATCATTGAGACTATCATAAAAGTATTAGTTGTTTTGCTTGTGTTTTCATTTTTAGGTGGATTTGCAACATATCTTGAAAGAAAGATTCTAGGATTTTTTCAAAGGCGACTTGGACCTGTTTATGTAGGACCTTTTGGATTGTTGCAGTTTGGAGCTGATGCGATTAAGCTTTTCACTAAAGAAGACATTATCCCTAAAGGTGCAAATAAGTTTATTTTCACACTAGCCCCTGTTGTGGCTTTAGTGAGTGCGATGACTTCTATGGTTGCTATTCCATTTTTTCCTGATTTTGAGATTTTTGGCTATAAGGTAACGCCGATTATTTCAGATATTAATGTCGGCTTACTCTTTTTTATATCAGTTGGTGCAGTAGGAATCTATGCGCCGCTTTTAGCAGGGCTTAGCAGTGGGAATAAGTGGAGTTTAATAGGTGGGGCTAGGGCATGTATCCAAGTCTTAAGCTTTGAGATTGTAAGCGGACTTGCGATTTTAGCTCCCATTATGCTTGTAGGCTCACTCTCACTTGTGGCTATGAATAGCTATCAAAGCGGCAGTGTGCTTGATTGGCTTATATGGAAGCAGCCTTTGGCATTCCTGCTTTTCTTAATCGCAAGTTATGCAGAGTTAAACAGAACGCCATTTGACTTACTCGAGCATGAAGCAGAGATTATTGCGGGGTATTGCACGGAGTATAGTGGCTTAAAATGGGGTATGTTTTTCATCGCTGAATACGCACACATGTTTGCCTTTGGCTTTGTTGTAAGCCTTATTTTCTTAGGTGGTTTTAATCCTATCGGCTTTATCCCCGGTGGTATTGCTATCATTTTAAAGGTATGCTTTTTCATCTTTTTATTCATGTGGGTAAGGGCTACTCTTCCACATGTCCGCCCAGATCAATTGATGAATACTTGTTGGAAAGTGCTTGTGCCTTTGGCTTTGGCAAATGTGCTTATTACAGGCATTGTATTATTATAAGGAGATTGTATGCAAACAACACATACAGAGACAAAGACAGATTCACAAGAAAAGAAAGATTATTATTTTGTGAGTATGGAGAAAATGCCAGAAAATGGCTTTGAAAGCTTTAAACGAAGTGTGAAGTTAAGCTTGGGTGCAGATATTATCAAAGGCTTAGGCTTAACAATAAAAGAGTTTTTTAGTAAGCCTGTAACGATTAACTATCCTTTTGAAACACAGCCTTTAAGCCCACGCTATCGTGCTGTGCATAACTTGCAGAGAATGTTAGAATCAGGTAGTGAGAGATGTATTGGCTGTGGTTTATGCGAGAAGATATGCACGAGTAATTGCATTAGAATCTTAACGCATGAGGGCGAAGATGGTCGTAAAAAGATTGATTCTTACACGATTAATTTAGGTCGGTGCATTTATTGTGGTTTATGTGCTGAGGTCTGCCCAGAACTTGCCATTGTTATGGGGAATCGCTTTGAGAATGCAAGTGAGCAAAGAGCGCATTTTGGTTTAAAAGAAGATTTTCTAAAAGATTTAGAAGAAGCAAAAAGTCATCATCAGCTTGAGTTTGCAGGGTTTGGGTCTGTGCGTCCAAGTGCGGATAAAGAAGTCAAGCAAACGCCGCTAGATTACTAAGGAGTAGGTATGTTTGAGGCTATCGCATTTTATGTATTTGGTGCGTTGTGTTTATGTGCGTTTTTGATTGTCGTTATGACAAATAACATTCTTTACGCACTCACCGCACTTGCTTTTGGTATGATTTTGGTATCTGGTTTATTCTTTTTGCTGAATGCTGATTTCTTAGGTGTGGTGCAGATTATTGTATATACAGGTGCTGTTGTGGTTATGTATGCCTTTGGTATGATGCTATTTGATGTGAGTAAAGAAGTCAAAGAAAGATTTCAGAATCAATTTATGGTATGGCTACTTGTAAGTATTTTTGCTATCGGTCTTTTAATTGTCGTTGGCAATACACAAACAACAATCCCATATCAAAATGACAATAGCACAAACGCACTCGCACATTTACTCTTTAAAGACTATCTTGTATGCTTTGAAGCAGCGGCAATCATGCTTTTAATGGCAATGATAGCAGGTATTGGCGTAGGCTCTCATAAGCCTGAATTTACGCATGAAGAATCAAATAAAGCTTTACTCAATAAAGATGTCTCAACATCAAAAGAGAGTGAAAAAGATGTATTTAAATATAATCAATCAATACCGCACAATCAATTATCACAGAAGGAGGCACAATGATTACATTAAATCATTATCTTGTTTTTAGTGCCATTATGTTTTGTATTGGACTTTATGGAATCTTAAGACGAAAAAATATCTTGCTTCTACTCTTTGCTACTGAAATTATGCTCAATGCTATCAATGTAGCCTTTGTGGCTATTGGCTATTATAAGGGCGATTTGCAAGGGCAGATTATGGCATTATTTGTCATTGCATTAGCAGCGGCAGAAGTAGCTATTGGCTTAGGCTTAGTGCTTATGCTATATAAAAAATATAAAACGCTTGATATTGATAAGCTTAGTAACATGAGGGGGTAATTATGCTTTTTACAACGATTATGCAATATCAAGAACAAATACTTATAGCCTTAATCTTACTTCCACTTATATCCGCTCTTATGGCTGGGCTTAGCTCTACCCTAAAACCCTCCATTATGCTTGGCTATATCTCTTCTCTTTGTATTAGTGTGAGTTTTATCCTTTCGCTTTTATTATTTTATTTTTTAATGAATGGTGGCGAGAGTTTTCATGTTGTGCTGTGGGATTTTATCCAAACAGGGCAGTTTCAAGTAACCTTTTCTTTCATGTTTGATCATATTAATGCAGTGATGATTCTAGTTGTTACACTCGTTTCAAGTATGGTGCATTTTTATTCTATCGGCTATATGGCGCATGATAAAGGGTTTAATCGCTTTTTTGCGTATCTTGGTGGATTTGTATTCTCAATGTTACTTCTTGTTGGTGGCGATAACCTTATGGTGCTTTTCATCGGTTGGGAAGGTGTTGGGACTTGCTCTTATCTACTCATTGGCTTTTGGTATCAAAAAAAGAGTGCAAATGCAGCTTCTATTGAAGCCTTTGTGATGAATAGAATCGCTGATTTAGGTATGCTGCTTGGAATCTTTTTAGTCTATACAAGTGTAGGCTCACTCTCATATAATGAGATTTTTATACAATTAGCAAGTAATCCACCAGAAGATTCTGTGCTGACATGGGCTGCTATACTGCTTTTTATCGGTGCTATGGGAAAATCCGCACAATTTCCACTGCATACATGGCTTGCAAACGCTATGGAGGGACCTACACCAGTTTCAGCTTTAATCCATGCTGCTACTATGGTAACTGCTGGAGTATATCTAGTCATTAGACTAGCCCCACTTTATAATAGTGTCCCACAAGTTGCTTACTTTATCGCATGTCTTGGGGCTTTTGTAGCCGTGTTTGCTTCACTTATGGCAATTGTAAATAAGGACTTAAAAAGGATTATTGCCTACTCTACGCTTTCACAGCTTGGATATATGTTTGTAGCGGCTGGACTTGGGGCTTATACAATAGCCCTTTTTCACCTTTTCACACATGCCTTTTTTAAATCGCTTTTATTCTTAGGTGCGGGTAATGTTATGCACGCTATGAATGATAAGCTTGATATTACAAAGATGGGGGCTTTAAATAAGCCTTTAAAAATTAGCATGATTTTCATGTTTATAGGTTCTATCGCCCTTTGTGGTATCCCGCCACTTTCTGGTTATTTCTCAAAAGATAAGATTCTAGAAGTTGCCTTTACAAGCTCCTATGAATTATGGATTGTGCTGCTTATTGGTGCTATCTGTACGGCTTTTTATAGCTTTAGACTTTTCACTTTGGTCTTTTTAGCACCAAAAAATCATAACGAGCATCCACATGAAGCAAGTAAGGTTATGCTATATGCTATAACTCCTTTAGCATTTCTAGCTATTGTTGCTGGGTTATTTTATACTCAATTTGATACTTTCTTATCATCTGTGCTTGTCCCAGCAAAAATACATGTAGATAATATTATCATGCTTATCTCACTTACTCTAGGGCTTGTGATACTCTCTATTGTGAGTGCGTATTTTATGTATAGAAATGGCTATAAAGATGGTAAGAAAAATATCTTACATAAGATTCTAGAAAATGAATACTACATTCCGCATTTATATAGAATCTTTATTGTGAAACCTTTTGGCTTTATATCGGATTTCTTATATCATATTATCGATATGGGGATTCTAGATAAAATAGTTGATGGTATTGCAAAGTGCTTTGTGCTATGTAGCTATATGTTGCGACCATTGCAAAATGGGAATCTAAGCAGTATGCTGCGGTTAATGAGTGCTGGTGTTGCCATTTTAATATGTGTAACGCTTATGTATTTTATAATGAATTAAGCAAGGAGTAAAAGTGGAATATTTATTAAGCTTAATTATTGGTTGCCCCCTTGTAGCATGTTTATTTATATTCATGTTTGATGATAGCGGGGCAAAGCGATTTGGGCGAATTATTTCTTTTATTGAGCTTGGGCTTGTTATCGCTTTATGGATTAGCTATCGTGTGGATATAGCGGATACGCAGTTTTTTACAAAGATATTTTTGATTCCAGCCCTTGGCATTGATTATATTGTGTTTGTTGATGGAATCTCTTTGTTTTTGATTATTTTGACTGCTTTTATTATTTTCCTTGCGAATATCTATTTGCAAAGAAGAGATGATGCAAAGCCTTTTGTTGTATGTTTGCTATCACTTGAAGCTATACTTATGGCTCTCTTTGTCTCACAAAATGTATTAATGTTTTATACATGCTGGGAGCTTGCATTATTACCTGTGCTTTATATGGTTGGTGTTTGGGGTAGCGGACAAAAGATTTATATTGGTTTAAAATTCTTTGTTTATACCTTTGCATCAAGCCTTATGATGTTACTTGCAATCCTTTATATTGGCTATCTCTGTTATGAGCAGCTTGGATATTGGAGCTTTGATTTAGGTGTGTGGTTGAGTGGAGCATTAAAGATTCCATTAGATACACAAATATGGCTATTTTTAGGCTTTTTTGTATCCATTGCTGTAAAGATTCCAATCATTCCCCTGCATACTTGGCTACCACATATTTATAGTGAA
Proteins encoded:
- the nuoH gene encoding NADH-quinone oxidoreductase subunit NuoH; amino-acid sequence: MSEFIIETIIKVLVVLLVFSFLGGFATYLERKILGFFQRRLGPVYVGPFGLLQFGADAIKLFTKEDIIPKGANKFIFTLAPVVALVSAMTSMVAIPFFPDFEIFGYKVTPIISDINVGLLFFISVGAVGIYAPLLAGLSSGNKWSLIGGARACIQVLSFEIVSGLAILAPIMLVGSLSLVAMNSYQSGSVLDWLIWKQPLAFLLFLIASYAELNRTPFDLLEHEAEIIAGYCTEYSGLKWGMFFIAEYAHMFAFGFVVSLIFLGGFNPIGFIPGGIAIILKVCFFIFLFMWVRATLPHVRPDQLMNTCWKVLVPLALANVLITGIVLL
- a CDS encoding NADH-quinone oxidoreductase subunit J — translated: MFEAIAFYVFGALCLCAFLIVVMTNNILYALTALAFGMILVSGLFFLLNADFLGVVQIIVYTGAVVVMYAFGMMLFDVSKEVKERFQNQFMVWLLVSIFAIGLLIVVGNTQTTIPYQNDNSTNALAHLLFKDYLVCFEAAAIMLLMAMIAGIGVGSHKPEFTHEESNKALLNKDVSTSKESEKDVFKYNQSIPHNQLSQKEAQ
- the nuoK gene encoding NADH-quinone oxidoreductase subunit NuoK — translated: MITLNHYLVFSAIMFCIGLYGILRRKNILLLLFATEIMLNAINVAFVAIGYYKGDLQGQIMALFVIALAAAEVAIGLGLVLMLYKKYKTLDIDKLSNMRG
- the nuoL gene encoding NADH-quinone oxidoreductase subunit L, which produces MQYQEQILIALILLPLISALMAGLSSTLKPSIMLGYISSLCISVSFILSLLLFYFLMNGGESFHVVLWDFIQTGQFQVTFSFMFDHINAVMILVVTLVSSMVHFYSIGYMAHDKGFNRFFAYLGGFVFSMLLLVGGDNLMVLFIGWEGVGTCSYLLIGFWYQKKSANAASIEAFVMNRIADLGMLLGIFLVYTSVGSLSYNEIFIQLASNPPEDSVLTWAAILLFIGAMGKSAQFPLHTWLANAMEGPTPVSALIHAATMVTAGVYLVIRLAPLYNSVPQVAYFIACLGAFVAVFASLMAIVNKDLKRIIAYSTLSQLGYMFVAAGLGAYTIALFHLFTHAFFKSLLFLGAGNVMHAMNDKLDITKMGALNKPLKISMIFMFIGSIALCGIPPLSGYFSKDKILEVAFTSSYELWIVLLIGAICTAFYSFRLFTLVFLAPKNHNEHPHEASKVMLYAITPLAFLAIVAGLFYTQFDTFLSSVLVPAKIHVDNIIMLISLTLGLVILSIVSAYFMYRNGYKDGKKNILHKILENEYYIPHLYRIFIVKPFGFISDFLYHIIDMGILDKIVDGIAKCFVLCSYMLRPLQNGNLSSMLRLMSAGVAILICVTLMYFIMN